tttcgtcaaacatgtaagtctgagggtgtaaatctctcttttattattgttatttacctttttgtatcattaatgtaaggtttatgtcgaaaataccaattaaaaccgatttctaaaaccttgtttaaaacctcttttttacggatttccagaagacagactgtcgagaaaggacgcagcaactgctgcgcctcttcaaaggagcgcagttcctgctgcgcctcttcgtgaggctgccgcagttcctgcttcctttcttcttccttcgtcctctgtaattcgttcttttcttatttgttttcgatTGTTTTCGTTAGTTCTTCGTTATAACAGTAtaatatttcacatgtatattattattcaccattaacatgtttaattcgtcataaatccgacttaaatcccttataaaccaatatttgcgggttttcgttattgaattcaaatccgggttgtagaaattcgatttgttcatattgagtttctggaattcgatcctttgataaattttcatctgtttattgtcatattcgtcattaatttgttgtTAATTCATCTTGtcttgtttatttcattcactcatgtcattaattaatcattcgttcatgtaattaattcatctttaatccgtttcatccatgttttattgcttttatgacccattaatcacatgtaattaacctgttaatcactttcatccgagtaaataatttaatcaatcattaaatttaccgacgagtattaacaacacgcaattccgcttCACGGCCGAATTCGGAGtcagaacagacgcaaagaatcgctgcgcctattccaagggacctTGATCTGCTGCTGatcgggttgaattctgtctctgaactccgttgttgcttgacctagtttatttagtttacgtataattgactattattcgtattatcgccttctgttttgttcgttaattctttcttttattccttttctcaaattatccgttttaaaggtattttcgacataaatcacctatcccaatgtaattattgtaatttcattattgtaatttataattattgtatttcttgtatcatttgtatgttttcatatgaaattgaacattaaatcctactttgacattaattgtatgctaaattacgtgttaaccgacttgttaaatcttcacatgctaggatcaatttattggatgttgcattgcatgcatataatcgacaatatatcaagtacgaataacttccctaatcattagtagaggccgctatcgaggcgggcgggattaggtgttcgatcaaaagagcttcctaatacgtaccctcaacccttactccagatatctgtgaacacccgtgttcattggcatccacgagagtcattctagacatagaatgctaagggtaacgattgcttagtgtcctgtctctactttgtgtcttgacatgacacgaggtattcgaacggttccaatttcccataaaaattggtggcgactccttacaaaaatgcaaacgcttgtttctctttcctcccaagcgcccccgtgggcccccgctgtccacagatgcgtgtaatttttttcttttttttctttttttgctttTTTCCACTTAATTTCTAGTAACCTGATGAACTAATGAAGTTGTTTCCATTATTCTTGTATAATTCGTTGTTCACCAATATAATGCTTGATTATTAGTTGATGTGTACAACTTGCTTGTATGATTTGCGTAAATTATCAATAATGTCGTGTTGAGTTTGTTTACTCGATCTTGTATGCAGTTATGACGCGTAGATTATTGTCCCGAAAGGAAAAAAATTATTGTTGGGCTTATTTGGTACATTAGGATGAGGGACATGATATTCATATGTTTTTGCTATTATATGATATCTATATTAGAAAACATGAAAGTACCTCGCAAAAAAAAATGTTCACTCGGCCAAGCGAACATTGATACAAGGAATTGCAAACTTGAATAGGTTCCTTACTTCTGATATTGCTTGTATAGATCAACTAAGAATGGATAAATTTACTTTTGATGTATTATGTGGATTTATTCGTTCACATGGTCTCTTAAACGAGTCAAAAAATATGTTCCTCGAAGAGAGAGTAGTTATATTTTTGAATATATTAGCACATGATCAGAAGCAAAGGATGCTTGTTAGACGCTTGAAAAGATCGAAAGAAACTGTAAGTAGAAACTTTCGTCAAATTTTGAGAGCAGTTTTACATCTATATCAATATTTGATAAACACTCCACAACCTGTTCAAGAGGATTGCAATGATGCGAGATGGAAATGGTTTAAGCTATAATTTAGTTTAATGTGAGTTTTGAAAATTTTGATATAATAGATCTTtactaaaaaaatattttataataGAATTGCTTAGGAGCCTTAGACGAGACTCATATCATGCTAAAAGTTCCGGTTCATGAAAAACCAAAGTATCGTACAAGAAAGGGATTTATAGCTACAAATGTTCTAGCCGCTTGTACCAAAGATATGCAATTTACTTATATTGTACCGGGGTACGAAGGTTCAGCCGCTGATGGTAGAGTTCTCCAAGATGTGGTTAATAGAAGACATCCATTTAAAGTTCCTCGGGGTGAGGATTTTTCCTATTTTTACTTTCTTAGTTtttaattgtatgagatagaCAAATTTATTAAATCTTTTCTTTATTTATATATTGGCAGGATACTATTATCTTGTCGATGCTGGGTTTACAAATGGTGAAGGCTTTCTTGCTCCATATAGGGGACAAAGATATCATTTCAATGAATGGAAAGATGGTCGTCAGCCAAACAACCATAtggagttttttttttaatatgaaGCATTCATCGGCAAGAAATATACTTTAGAGGTGTTTTGGGTTATTGAAAATGCGTTGGGCAATACTTAGGAACAATAGATTTTATTCTGCTGATACACACACTGATATAATAAGCACGTGTGCTCTTCTTCATAATCTCATTCGTCGAGAAATGAGTTTTGATCCAATGGAACCTCTCTTAGATACGGAATTTGGTAGACAATTTATGGATAATTCTCAAAACTATATCAATATTATTGATACATCAGGATCTTGGACGGAATGGTGAGACAAATTAGGTCGTGAAATGTTTGATAGTTGACGACAACGTATACCTTTTAGGCATGTTGATCATAATGCTTGATGGTTTTGTGCTTATTATTATAGCTTGTAATCTTTTCGAATTATTATGATCCGTTATTGGTGATTGAAATAACAAATTTATATTTTTGTTCATCTATATTCTATTGTTTTAACATTTTTGTAATAATGCCTCTTGAAAAATGTATATACGTAGAACCAGCACAATAACTGAAACAGGAGCAAGTACTGAAAAAATTAGTCCAAGAAGATGGACACTAGAAGAAGATACCTTGTTGGTAAACTTGTTACTATCTTTGCATGTGGACGGTAAATGGAAAGCTGAAGGTGGATTCAAATCTGGTTATCTTGTACATTTAGAGAAGTTAATTTTCGACAAAATGCCTGAAGCTGGACTCAAAGCAACCAATATTGATTCAAGGTTAGGTTATCTTAAGAAACGATTTAATGCACTCTTGGAGATTAAGCATAAGGGGAGCGGGTTTGGATGGGATGATGGTTTGAAGATGGTAACGGGTGATCGCAAGCTATTTGATGAATGGTGTAAGGTATTGCTTCACTCTTATATCCATTTTCATGCAAGGTTTGTTTTTAAGAATTGTACTTTCAGTTGCAGTCAAATGGTTTTTTTTGTATGGACTTATTATTACCGAGCCATAAGGATGCCAAAGCCGTTTCCATTGTTTGATGCCATGAAAGAAATTTATTCAAAAGATAGGGCGACGGGTGTTAATAGCAATATGCCTATTGATAGAGTTGATCAAGAGACTAATAATGAGATAAGTAACGCTGAAACACAAAGTGTTGTTGAGGTGCCAAATGAAGAATCAGGAATCAGTAAGAGAACTCTAGATGAGACTTCAAATCGACCAACTAAGAAGAAGGCATGTAAgaacaaaaaaattcaaaatatgcAGAAGAGTTTCAAAAAACTTACGGGAACCATGTTAGAAAATAGCAATTCGCAAATAGCTCAGCTAACGGCGATGCTTGAAGGTCCTAAAAATTTCAAGACAGGCTTGCGTGAAGAATTAGGGAAGGTTAACGGGATATCAAGGAATAATATTTTGACTTTGTTAATGACGATGACTGAGGTGATGTTGCTATCTTTCGAGATTTAACGGACGAGGATGAAAAATATGATTTCTTGGGTATGATTTTGGCTAGGGATTAAAGTTGTGTTGGAGGTAATGAATATTTGAATGTTCGACCCTAGAATGAAGCATGATGACATTTTTTTTAGCTTGTTAATGGCTTTGAATAATGTTGGTGGAAAACATTGTTCTCCGTATGACAATTTCCTGAGAACTTATATTATTATGTCTTTTGCTAAAATTAGTTTCTGATTCAAGATATTGCATAGAGTTTCATTTAATTACTCTTATACCAAACTTGGGGAATGATTACTCTAGTAATCATCTCACTTATATGCCAAACCTAAAAATTGGGATACATTTTCCCCCTGTATTAAACCCTGGTAATGATTTCACTAGAATATTTACCCCCGGAAATATTACAAGGATTCCAGGCAAGCCCTTAAGTTCCCAAATTTTCGAGTCTCCTAATCAGTGCATTGATTTTAATAATCTCACATTAATTTTGAGATGAGTTATTTACCAAGACTCTGTGCTATTTCATTTGAGTTTCTATTTATCTATAACAACCTTTAGTAAGTCTTGTTGGAGACTTTAAGAACTTGTTTTATAGTTAAATCAAGTCATAAAACTACCATTTGTTAGTACAATAATGTgtctagtttagatcccgcgcaatgaatgtgcagtatttatagactttttatttttgtattacttaatcaCGCTAAATTAACATCtcattaatttttcattattcacgtcattatattttcatataagtaaaaaaaattgaacaataaaattattcaagaaaattgagtaaAATTGAACAATAAAGTAATAGTGGTATCTTGCTTATTGATTGTTCATTTTTATCGTTATTGTATTCTGTttcgagaaaaaaaattaaaacttaaAATTAATCCAAGTGAATTGGGTAATGTGTTGAAAtgtattccttttttttttaaaaaggtattttttataccacaatgctaatgattccaatttataaattctctcaatTTCTTTTCgttatgaaagtaatcaaaaTGATTTATAGTTTCGTTTATACATAGTATGAATAGTATGAGTCAAGCCATTCtcaaataataatatcaataaaacATTTAATAgtttataattttatattatttatactttaattaaaatattatagtttaagtgtttagtgataattataaaatttgattttttttggggTACATAAGAGGGGCGAACCCCGATGACTAACTAGGTATTACACGAGGAATATCCACCCAAAGAATGTCTTCTTTCAAAATAGGCAGAAGTTCCATAGGGGGAGCATTAAGTATAGTGGGATTGAGATCAGCATTAACCCCTCGATTGGCAAGCCAATCAGCAACACGATTAGATTCACGATAGGTGTGCTCCAATTTAACCGAGCCATTTATGTCCATAATAAGATCCTTGTAGCGCTTTACTATTGAGTGAAGATTATTGCTGACCAATTGTTCTTCTTTGACAAGCCGAATACAAGGCTCATTATCCATGTGAACGACTACCTTATTGATTCATTAACCCCCTTttaatcaacctagatcccctttaccCTAgataaaggatttagctactcatgttactagaattaacaacaacaatattaatagAAGACATAATTAAAGACATGCAATAAGAACAATAGGCAATTGAATAAACTAGATTGaataattattgaagaaagattaaagtACCGTAAACAAATGATGTTGAACGAAtgatagtgtaacacccccatataccaaggtgccttactaagGACCACCCCATCATATAAAGGTGCTACAATattggttgcccgaggaaagtacatcaaataaacaataacataACATTTATTAATTAACTTTATCCTTTACAACATAACCTAACGTGAGAAAGATTACAATATATATAACTGAAAGAACTCCTAGACATGAGTGACAACGACATCTAGTTCgacagcgtgatgactcgattcccttccatgCCCCGCAAGCATCGTGACTAGAaacacctgctaaaccaactgctcaccatccccgaatggatcaccacagttttgaaaacacaacacgagGTCAGTTCACTGAGTAATTAAGATAAGTAAGTAAAAAGAAACAACCAAGGCAAACAACTGAACAACCGCTCCCCAACTCCAATCATATCTCATATctggctacacacttaagtgtgtagccctgccggattaACCGCCGCAACATGTAATCCATaccgtcagtgggggaccgcaaccttgcccacctaagtcccgctcatcgcaacgagcaacaacccatgtccattaatgtgcacatccccctttgtcacgggaaccacaaggggggaatcaagggcgtgacgccattcccgaaaatgacttcactcagccaaggacgcacctcgcaaacatagCCAATCCACCACGATTCCAACAACCAAGAAAGACAATGCCAACAACGATACTAATTATGCCAACACCATAATAAATTGATAAGGTgattttcagtcgttggcctatcaaaataaatcctaaattactactaactggtagctagtggcaagaaagggtcgaatccacagggaggcgagttaaCTGTTCTAATTTGCTAATATTTAAAttcgtcttaaagtaacaaattcttggggttttgtttgtttgattgctAACAACTAATTGTAAATAGAGTAAAGattgtaaacaataatattaagaagtCTAGAGTTTGGGTTCACTAGGTTGTCATCCAAGGACAAGGTTTAATttattgattgagcaatttatattattgaaagtcatatgattggtcgattctaatatgtctttttagatctgaacttaacatgcaatcgctatcattaagtcggtctaattcaatgaTCGTGGCCTAtattagtcttaacccggtcggtgaaaatcctagtttatgcaagactaattaatcaattctgataagtaattaactaattagaagtaagacaataattgaacaataatcaaaagcaatttaacaatcaattcataagttaacccttttctaacaacctagatcccctttcaccctagattatgaaattagctactcatacttaggGGAAGAACTTCAATAGCAATAACAAGAAACgtaatgaacaataaataaaagatgaacaacaaTTGAATTgtaattattgaagaaagattagaaacaataccgtaattaaagggCAATAGATCCGAAGCAAATAATAAATAAACAAAACTAAgagtattctaagagagtttttagagtagctatacgaaactaggtaaaataagacgtaaaataaactagggtacgatttaggtatttatagtaaaacataaccgacttaaggaaattgcggaaaATACTGGAGataagtggttcctcgatcgagcctgctcttactcgatcgagtacatatgttcctcgatcgagccaattTTGTAGTTGATCGAGGCACCACCCTGTTTCAACTCCTTTTTTTGTGTTGTCTTCTTAaattctcttccttcattcttatggatttctgtgccatacttcgtgtatttcttcatgcctactccgcgatgcccatttcattccttttctcctcaaatgcatcattcctacattaaacatcaaatagcagAAGTAataacattctaacataaaaggcatgtaaataatataatttagcacgaaatccgtatcaaaagtaattaaggggaggcataaatatgcgtATAATTATGATCATCAaattcccccaaaccatctctttgcttgtcctcaagtaaACATCACACATTAcataaggcaatcatacaaatggcgaataaacaactcagagctaatgttgatgcacataaAAATCCCAAGCTATCTATATAtgtaacaaagcaatgaccaaagtgtacaaataaaacaaattcaaaggtacgggaaatagaaaacgtagctcaagtctcaagtcaccatactatagacaaatgccaaatacctttcgatcttgcaagtcaaattagtcggattcttgcGGATtcactcataagtatgtaagggtaagttatatgtgaagatagaaagaagtagaaacactcactaaacttatgaaacatgcatgcaatctaatgtgatagagatttctcCAACTAGTATGCATCCAATacgtagacaaaagtacatgtatcaaagacaataagggtggcaaaggggttaaagggatagaaatggtttgtggcaaagcacgttatggatatgtggagctaagacggtagtcgcagcgctaaaccaaaaccaacCAAATCGATgataacaaatgaacccaacttagagaaataatcttaactttacaacacatgagagcgaatgaagtactctccaaatatgcattagactctaatgaccatccttttgatccttgacaaaaccaaatgaagcaatcaatttcttttcttttcttctttcaattctctttttttttttctcttttttctttttcttttgcttcatatttttctttttccaacacaaggatataacacaattgctaaaaagtactttgctatacccacatgacaacaataagtcccaacccaaccataataacaaaatagacatgataaacaagcaactgcgactatcccgataaggtaggcaacTTCTTGGATTGTAACTCATAGGACGTAATTTGagattggctacaagggttcaaacgggctgaCAAAAAGGATAATGTAAGgtttatttgaacggtaagaaccgcctatccacatgcacttagtcaaatgaaagtaataaaagtatcaagaaatcaatgtcatgttggggctggtgtccttaacagttagtgcaaggacttataaatctctaaaaggatcaaagggcatacttttggtattattatcagttgatccacgtttatcaataacggttggcttgctagataagtttgacgttattgtcatacagatggcggtgatcaactggtccctaaaagtcacacctataggatacgtttgagagatgtgacagtatgaaaatacagtcatgttgatgccaattttgactaacaagttagtccgagttatttgactagtaattagtcaaaatgtgatgttgagatattatatttaatacggattaaatataatgggctaaggcgaattaaacagttaattcgtaaattaaatataaacgattatatttaattaatgtatattgaataaattatacaatatcgtctttgtcggacatgtattaatacttcaactaacccgtattattagttgatgttttaatagccgataaccgataacgatttataaaaaccgcgtcatatacatctTAGCGAAAtttatcggaccacgagttttataaggaggaagtggataaGCCCACTCCCCCTCATGAAACCCACGGCCGAAtgaaggaacaaaaggagagtttcttctccttttgaaacctaatcattcattctcgaaaatattagggtttcggaacattttctctgaaattcctagatctcacatctgtaaaacctcacaagagctctctcgatattgcaagtcaattagagagcatttctagcacaagggcatagtctcagacggtcttgggtgcaacgattaggaggaaatctctgttgatttctgttctttacgccgtgcatcaaaggacccgaggttgattcttaatctttatcgttttctattgtatttcgtttatgaccatgtttcacatgttaaaatttacgttatagtcctaattttaaagggtcttatacggatattaccctacaagtggtatcagagcgaggccacgtaaattttcattgtgatttttcataaaacgattttgaaacggttgttttttgtctcgaaaaccgtgccatgtatacacggctgtttCGTTTTTATTGTTGagaccgtgacatgttttacacggttaattcatcttgtttttcgttttgttttatgcatattgttgttttatacggagattataacaatatgtcaagttttgtcaaattgTTGAATTGGTTTTATGCGTTTTAGATCAATTTGAAATTggttttgtttcgtcaaaactgttttcacgagggttttatgaTTTCAGCATGTTTTtgccctcgatcgagcatgtttctcctcgatcgagagcccttccttgttgtttttgctcgatcgagtactagcagtactcgatcgacctctgtttaaaaccccactgctcgatcgagaggtcctcgtactcgatcgagcagatttgctgataaaagccctcgatcgacctcgatcgtcgatcgagtactttctcgattagcatacctctcgatcgactagcgattgatcgatcgagcccttttgttcctcgatcgagcacttttgtccctggatcgagggatttttgttttggcagctttgaaaatttattccttttgttttaaattttcttttggcctaaatatgtactttatacggatattgtacactcgctatgattgtgaaactgttcacacacgtaccattgagttattttaaagcgtatttaaagtaacggattgtaatagattaaaattaaattgatagaagcggttttatcacataaattttaatcgttaaaaggtggtttggataaatttaacataattacggaattatgtcacgaataaatttgttttagttgatgcatttcttttatcgttaattttgaatgccgtgaatgctttatattacgtatttatttattttacaaacgattgtaacttagtgtggccttagtataacgtgttaccgtaatgatggaacacggtcttggttgtattttgagatctcgtatctccttttatttcttttaattacagtttttatttagaatgtaaataggtttatattttgtaaattttaattgtaattttgagaagactaaagaaggagaccggatgctcactcccgctacttggatcaagatgaaacatcaagacaagcttctcgagtccaacggtggattccaaagttgttttatgttctttttactaggatatgccacactaggaatttttatttacgtattgcattattttatttatttttgtaacgataatatgcatcattttccgcctaaaaccaaaccacctaattattgcatgaaaactgacacatatagaggtcacgagttagttttctttgacattcttatgtcacatgattttaagccatcacctaaattaattcattcacgcagacgctagttattcgttcacttaatatgaattataattaagttgatgggatcttcctcgtataaacaaaaattgagaatagtctttataggtcaaactccaatgagtcccttcttcgtcggtaggcataatatgaccccttctacgtcgggtaagttggaaccgattgacctattttatctcaacactatggtcactcgtacgatcctgtgactatggtggactatagataggatttacggaaatctatcgaccaagagttcttacggaagaattagctaaacagttggcttatcaatttacagaaattgagtcttgggatcacttgtatcattcttgagggagatcaattatgcaagtgtgcgagtctacacgttaaaatgttttttttaatagacttaaatcacctcgatgagttgcttatttcgtttttgtttttctttcttttcagtgtagatcacgaacttttaaaactgctaaaaacaaatggctggttctacagacaacccaatgccaagtgccacattggaccgtgagtcctggcttcggatcttcatgaatcagatgaatcagtctactcgactgaagaatgatggatcaaacttcgcggatcgggaggcggcattacggaatgcgcattggcgcgacggaagctcaaatatctattagagcccatcccggcaaacccaggtcccacggctagagagtcttgaaatcaccaagtttaacgatttacgTATGGAAgagggtgcgattaaaaacgtactcatttttgcaatggaacccaatttgcagaaacgcttcatagcccatggtgcaaacaagattttcaccacgctcactaaggaattctcgaaagcaccgagaatcgtgacctatgagcataccactcgcttctttgatgcgagactccagaagggccaaccagttagcccacacattctcagcatgattgagaatgtcgagaagctggagacctttgattgtaagatcagcgagaacattgttattgatcgcatgcttcactcactccacgatggtttttcgcaatttagagcgaattactatatgaatgatttgaagaaaagtccccatgaattgcactcccttctcgtacatgcaccgagaaggacatgaagttcgatGGGAGCtgtaaacaggatgttctcgttgtaacaaacaagggaaagggtaagggcaaagctcaggcaaacctagcagtaggtaaaccgaagttcaagaagtcgggtccaggtaagagtgggcctggtgagtcgagcacctcatcaggcgcgacaaagagcaagaatgaaaacatggaatgccatcattgccacaagactgggcattggaggcgtacatgt
This sequence is a window from Silene latifolia isolate original U9 population unplaced genomic scaffold, ASM4854445v1 scaffold_168, whole genome shotgun sequence. Protein-coding genes within it:
- the LOC141638062 gene encoding uncharacterized protein LOC141638062, with translation MDKFTFDVLCGFIRSHGLLNESKNMFLEERVVIFLNILAHDQKQRMLVRRLKRSKETNCLGALDETHIMLKVPVHEKPKYRTRKGFIATNVLAACTKDMQFTYIVPGYEGSAADGRVLQDVVNRRHPFKVPRGYYYLVDAGFTNGEGFLAPYRGQRYHFNEWKDGRQPNNHMENNRFYSADTHTDIISTCALLHNLIRREMSFDPMEPLLDTEFGRQFMDNSQNYINIIDTSGSWTECL